One window of Gemmatimonadaceae bacterium genomic DNA carries:
- a CDS encoding prolyl oligopeptidase family serine peptidase, translating into SGATPLVWDDAKYNFARARDAETWIFTKQTVKDYPDYWVMGDGFKSPRRLSTANPQQADYAWSSGARLVDYVTDKGDSLQGALFLPPNYEAGKKYPTVVYIYEKRSQFLHSYSVPNETQAFNPSVYTSRGYAVFQPDIVYKVNDPGMSAVWAVVPAVKAAIATGIVDSANVALHGHSWGGYQTAFLVTQTNIFKSAIAGAPLTDMVSMYSSIYWNTGGTNQAIFESSQGRFKGNVADNMEAYLRNSPVFHAKNVKTPLIILSDDKDGAVDFNQGITYFNTLRQMGKDVILLEYVGENHGLARPINMKDYAMRQKDWFDHYLKGAPAPEWMTNGIPRIKMDEYWQQLKAQQQGAAPIVP; encoded by the coding sequence AGTCCGGCGCGACACCGCTCGTGTGGGACGACGCGAAATACAACTTCGCCCGCGCCCGCGACGCCGAGACCTGGATCTTCACGAAGCAGACGGTGAAGGACTATCCGGACTACTGGGTGATGGGCGATGGGTTCAAGTCGCCGCGTCGTCTGTCGACCGCAAATCCGCAGCAGGCGGACTATGCCTGGTCGAGTGGCGCTCGTCTCGTCGACTACGTGACGGACAAGGGCGATTCGCTGCAGGGCGCGCTGTTCCTGCCGCCGAACTACGAGGCGGGCAAGAAGTATCCGACGGTGGTGTACATCTACGAGAAGCGCTCGCAATTCCTGCACAGCTACAGCGTCCCGAACGAGACGCAGGCATTCAACCCGAGCGTCTACACGAGCCGAGGGTATGCTGTGTTCCAGCCGGACATCGTGTACAAGGTGAACGACCCGGGTATGTCGGCGGTCTGGGCGGTCGTCCCGGCGGTGAAGGCCGCCATCGCGACCGGGATCGTCGATTCGGCGAACGTCGCGCTGCACGGCCACTCGTGGGGCGGCTACCAGACGGCCTTCCTCGTCACGCAGACGAACATCTTCAAGAGCGCGATCGCCGGCGCGCCGCTCACCGACATGGTGAGCATGTACAGCTCGATCTACTGGAACACGGGCGGCACGAACCAGGCGATCTTCGAGTCGAGCCAGGGCCGCTTCAAGGGCAACGTGGCCGACAACATGGAAGCCTACCTGCGCAACTCGCCGGTCTTCCACGCGAAAAACGTCAAGACGCCGCTCATCATTCTGTCCGACGACAAGGACGGCGCCGTGGACTTCAATCAGGGCATCACGTACTTCAACACGTTGCGCCAGATGGGCAAGGACGTGATCCTGCTCGAGTACGTCGGCGAGAATCACGGCTTGGCGCGTCCGATCAACATGAAGGACTACGCCATGCGCCAGAAGGATTGGTTCGATCACTACCTCAAGGGCGCGCCCGCGCCCGAGTGGATGACGAACGGCATTCCGCGCATCAAGATGGATGAGTACTGGCAGCAGCTCAAAGCGCAGCAGCAGGGCGCCGCGCCGATCGTCCCGTAA
- a CDS encoding multicopper oxidase family protein, translated as MIRRLAWFALGVALGITPATTFAQRKPPAKKPAPKPAPMSHDTMSMDMAMDMGNGMPIPMPPGMPMIPGLVGLTPPVQSFLPGAGRDPLRLPAAQPTRITPLRNGDTLDLTAMIVRRTIKGHTFVMYGFNGQVPGPLLRVPQNATITVRFHNRIDLPSTVHWHGVRLDNRFDGMPGLTQDSVRAGDDFTYTVKFPDAGIYWYHPHVREDIEQAMGLFGNIRVDSPDKSYYSPVNWEQTLTLDDLLINGDTLIPFGKESPDFALMGRVGNTLLVNGEPKYSLRVKRGAVVRFFLTNVSSSRTYNLSFGGAPIKVVASDVSKFEREERVPSVVIAPAERYVVEVKFDRPGTYAFVNAIQAINHYAGEFSPEVDTLGTIAVDAAAAVPSYAAQFSALRENSDVSRDIDKYRAYFDKPPDKTLRLTVATNSLPLATVQFMNVDTAYFAPVEWVDGMPDMNWLSTGKQVRWILRDESTGKENMDIDWTAARGSVVKLRIFNDPKSFHPMQHPIHLHGQRMLVVSRDGVRTRNMAWKDTALIPVGSTVDLLIDASNPGDWMLHCHIAEHLGAGMMTMLRVR; from the coding sequence GTGATTCGGCGCCTCGCATGGTTTGCGCTGGGAGTCGCACTCGGCATCACGCCGGCGACGACATTCGCGCAAAGGAAACCGCCGGCGAAGAAACCTGCGCCGAAGCCGGCGCCCATGAGCCACGACACGATGTCGATGGACATGGCTATGGATATGGGAAACGGTATGCCCATTCCGATGCCGCCCGGCATGCCGATGATTCCGGGACTCGTCGGTCTCACGCCGCCCGTGCAGAGTTTTCTTCCCGGCGCCGGTCGTGATCCGCTGCGACTTCCAGCCGCGCAGCCCACGCGCATCACGCCACTTCGCAACGGCGATACGCTCGATCTCACGGCGATGATCGTCCGCCGAACGATCAAGGGCCACACGTTCGTCATGTATGGCTTCAACGGTCAGGTGCCTGGACCGCTGCTGCGCGTGCCGCAGAACGCCACGATCACGGTGCGCTTTCACAATCGCATCGATCTGCCGAGCACCGTCCACTGGCACGGTGTGCGACTGGACAATCGCTTCGACGGCATGCCCGGACTCACGCAGGACTCGGTGCGCGCCGGCGACGACTTCACGTACACGGTGAAATTTCCCGACGCGGGCATCTATTGGTATCACCCGCACGTGCGCGAAGACATCGAGCAGGCGATGGGGTTATTCGGCAACATTCGCGTCGATTCCCCGGACAAGTCTTATTACTCGCCGGTGAACTGGGAGCAAACGCTGACGCTCGATGATCTGCTGATCAACGGCGACACGCTCATTCCGTTTGGCAAGGAGTCGCCCGACTTCGCGCTGATGGGTCGCGTTGGAAACACGCTGCTCGTGAACGGCGAGCCCAAATATTCGCTGCGCGTGAAACGCGGCGCCGTCGTGCGTTTCTTCCTGACGAACGTATCGTCGTCGCGCACGTACAACCTGTCGTTCGGCGGCGCGCCGATCAAAGTCGTGGCATCGGACGTCAGCAAGTTCGAGCGCGAAGAACGCGTGCCGAGCGTCGTGATCGCTCCGGCGGAGCGATACGTCGTCGAGGTGAAGTTCGATCGGCCCGGAACGTATGCGTTTGTGAACGCCATTCAGGCGATCAACCACTATGCCGGCGAATTTTCGCCCGAGGTGGACACGCTCGGCACGATCGCCGTCGATGCAGCGGCGGCGGTGCCGAGCTACGCGGCGCAATTCTCAGCGTTGCGCGAAAACAGCGACGTCTCGCGAGACATCGACAAGTATCGCGCGTACTTCGACAAGCCGCCCGACAAGACGCTGCGCCTGACCGTAGCGACCAACTCGCTACCGCTCGCGACGGTGCAGTTCATGAATGTCGATACCGCGTACTTCGCGCCGGTCGAGTGGGTCGACGGCATGCCCGACATGAACTGGCTCTCGACGGGCAAGCAGGTGCGCTGGATTCTGCGCGACGAGTCCACGGGAAAGGAGAACATGGACATCGACTGGACCGCGGCGCGCGGATCGGTGGTAAAGCTCCGGATCTTCAACGACCCGAAGTCATTTCATCCGATGCAGCACCCGATCCATCTCCATGGGCAACGAATGCTGGTCGTGTCGCGCGACGGCGTGCGCACGCGCAACATGGCGTGGAAGGATACCGCCCTCATCCCCGTGGGATCGACGGTCGATCTGTTGATCGACGCGTCGAACCCCGGAGATTGGATGCTGCACTGCCACATCGCCGAACACCTCGGCGCGGGCATGATGACGATGCTGCGCGTGCGGTAA
- a CDS encoding ion channel yields the protein MTAPDVPLNEEPKDLGFGSVIGRVNEKRLLNRDGTFNQRREGLPFLSSLSFYHYFLTISWARFFALIVGAYAAANTTFALLYLACGAGALSGPMPSAMGGAFWRAFFFSVETLATIGYGNIAPTGMAAHLVMTFESLIGLLVFALTTGVLFSRFARPTAALMFSEHAVVAPYRQKHAFMFRVANARSNQLVELEAKVLFSRIEGSARLYDELALERSRVTFFPLSWTVVHPIDDKSPLFGRTHEELTAKDAEFMIMLTGTDETFSQTVHARSSYKPEEILFGRKFVNIYNPTDANGVVSIDVRKLSHTEVAEGDEWGHTSTWHHTGHFAGYSPGKKTRG from the coding sequence ATGACCGCCCCCGACGTCCCTCTGAACGAAGAACCGAAAGATCTTGGCTTCGGCTCCGTCATCGGCCGCGTCAACGAGAAGCGGCTGCTCAATCGCGACGGAACGTTCAATCAGCGCCGCGAAGGTCTGCCGTTTCTGTCGTCGCTCAGCTTCTATCATTATTTTCTAACGATCAGCTGGGCGCGGTTCTTCGCGCTCATCGTCGGCGCGTACGCCGCCGCGAACACGACGTTCGCGCTGCTGTATTTGGCGTGCGGCGCCGGAGCGCTGAGCGGACCGATGCCCTCCGCGATGGGCGGCGCGTTCTGGCGCGCCTTCTTCTTCAGCGTCGAGACGCTCGCCACGATCGGCTACGGCAACATCGCGCCCACTGGCATGGCGGCGCACCTCGTAATGACGTTCGAATCGCTCATCGGTCTGCTCGTGTTCGCGCTGACGACCGGAGTTCTGTTCTCGCGCTTCGCGCGCCCCACGGCGGCGCTGATGTTCAGCGAGCACGCCGTCGTGGCGCCGTACCGCCAGAAGCACGCGTTCATGTTCCGCGTCGCCAACGCGCGCAGCAATCAGTTGGTCGAGCTCGAGGCGAAGGTGCTGTTCTCCCGCATCGAGGGCTCCGCGCGCTTGTATGACGAGCTCGCGCTCGAGCGGTCGCGCGTGACGTTCTTTCCGCTCAGCTGGACGGTGGTGCACCCGATCGACGACAAGAGCCCGCTCTTCGGCCGCACGCACGAGGAACTCACCGCCAAGGATGCCGAGTTCATGATCATGCTCACCGGTACCGACGAAACGTTCTCGCAGACCGTACACGCGCGCTCCTCCTACAAGCCCGAGGAAATCCTGTTCGGGCGCAAGTTCGTGAACATCTACAATCCCACCGACGCCAACGGCGTGGTGAGCATCGACGTGCGCAAGCTCAGTCACACGGAAGTCGCCGAAGGCGACGAGTGGGGCCATACGTCGACGTGGCACCACACCGGACATTTCGCCGGCTACTCGCCCGGGAAAAAGACGCGTGGTTGA
- a CDS encoding ATP-dependent Clp protease proteolytic subunit → MSSISVPYVIERTARGDRTYDVFSRLLMDRILFLGTEINDDVANIIVAQLLFLEADGPGREIQMYINSPGGSVPSGLAIYDTMQHISSPVATTCVGMAASMGAFLLASGAPGRRSALPHSRIMMHQPLGRGGQGTASDIEIVAKEFIYLKGKMFQLMSRHTGQPLEWIEREFDRDRYMSACEAKRFGMIDHVVERREELVPEPTREAAHDDGNLVVTVA, encoded by the coding sequence ATGTCGTCGATTTCGGTTCCGTACGTCATCGAGCGCACCGCGCGCGGCGATCGCACGTATGACGTCTTCTCGCGGCTGCTGATGGACCGCATTCTCTTTCTCGGCACGGAGATCAACGACGACGTCGCGAACATCATCGTCGCGCAATTGCTGTTTCTCGAAGCCGACGGCCCGGGGCGGGAAATCCAGATGTACATCAATTCGCCCGGCGGGAGCGTCCCGTCCGGTCTCGCGATCTACGACACGATGCAACACATCTCGTCGCCGGTCGCGACGACGTGCGTCGGCATGGCGGCGAGCATGGGTGCGTTTCTGCTCGCGTCCGGCGCGCCCGGCAGGCGCTCGGCGCTGCCGCATTCGCGCATCATGATGCATCAACCGCTCGGACGCGGCGGGCAGGGCACTGCGTCCGACATCGAGATCGTCGCGAAGGAATTCATCTATCTCAAGGGGAAGATGTTTCAGCTCATGTCGCGACACACGGGGCAGCCGCTCGAGTGGATCGAACGTGAGTTCGATCGCGACCGCTACATGTCGGCGTGCGAGGCAAAACGCTTCGGGATGATCGATCATGTCGTCGAGCGACGCGAGGAGCTCGTACCCGAGCCGACACGCGAGGCCGCGCACGATGACGGTAATCTCGTGGTGACGGTGGCGTAG
- a CDS encoding ABC transporter permease yields MRDRLRRDQLSAELDEEMRYHRQLLDRDRSPSAGGVQLSRTLGNATYFKEEARAMWSLGLFDDLLHDTRYAWRVLRRDAGFTAAVVFTLALGIGANTAIFTIVNAVILRPLPFTQPDRLVSVWTSPTSTPTDRDPTSLPDVHDWEKQSTSVFESLGAYAFNRFDLNGPQGGGQARGILGTSSLYNVLEAHPTLGRLPRPDEEDAPVVTISYRLWQERYAGKPDVIGTKLEMGGQPYTIIGVMPPGFHFPTPDIDLWTTLYSIVAQTGPGPNVWLASRTLRAYRVVARLKPAVTSDQADRVMNDIEHRLGDAYPTIDRGMDIHVQSVRDDTVRNVQRGLWTVFGAAGLILLLACVNVAHLLLARLSARARELAVRRALGAHRGRVVRQLVTESVLLGLIGGGAGLGFAFVATRILVRFGPADIPRLENVSIDGETLAFAFVLSLLTGLLFGVAPALLGWGRGVHEALRAQGKGTGGGVHAGRTRSALTTLEVAFAVVLLVGAGLMLRSFAELTSADLGVKPTGVTVTSVTMLGPRYASNESKSRALQDLLAKLRQIPGVTTAGASTSLPPTRIQEIESFELTGKPKPEPGHEPTAIYIPATPEYFGALSIPLARGRFFDVRDDSAAPRVLIISAQLAQRYFPGVDPVGQRIDVNNETRTVVGVVGNAVYEGLDTPMKPAIYVPYAQETFPGVWIAMRSSRDAAALAAPIRDALHSVDASLVAHRPQSLESMISQSVVRPRFHAWLLGAFGGLALLLASTGIYSVIAYGVSQRRSEIGIRLALGAPTSAVVGMVLRGGMLPVCVGLVLGLGVAFTSARVLSGLLYGVAPTDTLTFAAVVIVLGAAGLAAAFIPARRAAGVDPLTAIRAE; encoded by the coding sequence TTGCGGGACCGCCTCCGCCGCGACCAGCTGAGCGCCGAGCTCGACGAAGAGATGCGCTATCATCGGCAGCTTCTCGATCGGGATCGATCGCCGTCGGCCGGCGGCGTTCAACTCTCGCGTACGCTCGGCAACGCGACCTATTTCAAGGAGGAAGCTCGCGCCATGTGGAGCCTTGGACTGTTCGACGATCTGCTGCATGACACGCGCTACGCATGGCGCGTTCTGCGTCGCGACGCGGGCTTCACGGCCGCCGTCGTGTTCACGCTGGCACTCGGCATCGGCGCCAATACCGCGATCTTCACCATCGTCAACGCCGTCATTCTGCGGCCGCTTCCGTTTACACAACCTGACCGACTCGTTTCGGTGTGGACGTCGCCAACGTCGACGCCAACCGATCGCGACCCAACCTCGCTGCCCGACGTCCACGACTGGGAGAAGCAGTCAACTTCAGTGTTCGAGTCGCTCGGTGCGTATGCGTTCAACCGCTTCGATTTGAATGGTCCACAAGGCGGCGGGCAGGCGCGCGGCATCCTCGGCACCAGCTCGTTGTACAATGTGCTCGAGGCGCATCCCACGCTCGGTCGCCTGCCTCGCCCCGACGAAGAGGACGCGCCCGTCGTGACGATCAGCTATCGCCTTTGGCAGGAGCGATACGCCGGCAAGCCGGACGTGATCGGCACGAAGCTCGAAATGGGTGGACAGCCGTACACGATCATCGGTGTGATGCCGCCAGGTTTCCACTTTCCTACTCCGGACATCGATCTCTGGACGACGCTCTACTCGATCGTCGCACAGACCGGTCCGGGCCCGAATGTCTGGCTGGCCAGTCGCACGTTGCGTGCATATCGCGTCGTGGCGCGTCTCAAACCAGCGGTCACGAGCGATCAGGCCGATCGTGTCATGAACGACATCGAGCACCGGCTCGGTGATGCATATCCCACGATCGATCGCGGCATGGACATTCACGTGCAGTCCGTTCGCGATGATACCGTTCGCAACGTCCAACGCGGCCTCTGGACCGTCTTCGGCGCGGCGGGGCTCATCCTGCTGCTCGCATGCGTGAACGTCGCGCACCTCTTGCTCGCGAGATTGTCGGCCCGGGCGCGCGAGCTCGCCGTTCGCCGCGCGCTCGGCGCACATCGCGGGCGAGTCGTGCGGCAACTCGTTACGGAGAGCGTGCTGCTCGGTCTCATCGGCGGTGGCGCGGGCCTCGGCTTCGCGTTCGTGGCGACGCGGATATTGGTGCGCTTCGGTCCAGCCGATATTCCACGGCTCGAGAACGTGTCGATCGACGGAGAGACGCTCGCCTTTGCCTTCGTTTTGTCGCTGCTGACAGGCTTGCTGTTTGGCGTCGCACCTGCGCTGCTCGGATGGGGGCGCGGCGTGCACGAGGCGCTCCGCGCGCAAGGAAAGGGCACAGGCGGTGGCGTGCACGCGGGGCGCACGCGTTCCGCGCTCACGACGCTCGAGGTCGCGTTCGCCGTGGTGCTGCTCGTTGGCGCGGGCCTCATGCTTCGCAGCTTCGCCGAGTTGACGTCGGCGGACCTCGGCGTGAAGCCGACAGGCGTGACGGTCACGAGCGTGACGATGCTCGGTCCGCGCTATGCGTCGAATGAGTCCAAGAGCCGCGCACTCCAGGATTTACTGGCGAAGCTGCGCCAAATCCCGGGCGTCACGACCGCCGGTGCCAGCACGAGCCTTCCACCAACACGCATTCAAGAAATCGAAAGCTTCGAGCTCACGGGAAAGCCGAAGCCGGAACCGGGCCACGAGCCGACGGCGATCTACATCCCCGCGACGCCGGAGTATTTCGGTGCGCTCAGCATTCCACTCGCGCGCGGCCGTTTCTTCGACGTACGCGACGATTCGGCCGCACCGCGCGTGCTGATCATCAGCGCGCAACTCGCGCAACGATACTTTCCCGGCGTCGATCCCGTCGGACAACGCATAGACGTGAACAATGAAACGCGCACCGTCGTCGGCGTGGTCGGTAACGCCGTGTACGAAGGGCTCGACACGCCGATGAAGCCCGCCATCTACGTCCCGTACGCGCAGGAGACCTTTCCCGGTGTGTGGATCGCCATGCGCTCCTCGCGTGATGCCGCGGCGCTCGCCGCGCCGATCCGCGACGCCCTGCATTCGGTCGACGCATCGCTCGTCGCGCATCGGCCGCAATCGCTGGAGTCGATGATATCGCAATCCGTCGTGCGGCCACGCTTTCATGCGTGGCTGCTTGGCGCGTTTGGCGGACTTGCGCTGCTGCTCGCAAGCACCGGCATCTACAGTGTCATCGCGTACGGTGTGTCGCAGCGACGCTCCGAGATCGGCATTCGCCTGGCACTCGGTGCGCCAACGAGCGCCGTCGTGGGCATGGTCCTGCGCGGCGGCATGCTGCCGGTGTGCGTCGGGCTCGTGCTCGGGCTTGGTGTGGCGTTCACCAGCGCGCGGGTGCTGAGTGGATTGCTCTACGGCGTCGCGCCGACGGATACGCTCACGTTCGCCGCCGTCGTGATCGTGCTAGGCGCGGCGGGCTTGGCCGCGGCGTTCATCCCGGCGCGTCGCGCGGCGGGCGTCGATCCGCTCACGGCGATTCGCGCCGAGTAA
- a CDS encoding PadR family transcriptional regulator, translating into MSPRKQSLLPGTLDMLILKTLTAGPQHGYGIALHIKEWSREVLQIDEGSLYPALQRLRQRGWVAAEWRRTPNNQRARYYTISAAGRKQLGHEEESFGELLTAIHRVMRSV; encoded by the coding sequence ATGTCCCCGCGAAAACAGAGCCTGCTCCCCGGCACGCTCGACATGTTGATCCTCAAGACCCTCACCGCCGGGCCGCAACACGGCTACGGCATCGCGCTCCACATCAAGGAATGGTCGCGCGAGGTCCTGCAGATCGACGAAGGCTCGCTCTACCCCGCCCTCCAGCGGCTGCGGCAGCGCGGCTGGGTCGCCGCCGAGTGGCGACGGACGCCGAACAACCAGCGCGCGCGCTACTACACCATTTCGGCCGCCGGACGCAAACAGCTCGGCCACGAAGAAGAGAGCTTCGGCGAGCTGCTCACCGCCATTCATCGCGTCATGCGATCCGTCTGA
- a CDS encoding DUF488 domain-containing protein codes for MRKKDALTATVWTIGHSTRSIEEFLAVLQAQGIEALIDVRRFPGSRRLPQFGSAELAGALERAGVAYEWLPSLGGRRRPVPGSPNTGWRNDSFRGYADHIATEEFADGLTELVAAASGVRTTIMCAELLWWRCHRRLISDVLLTQGHDVLHIRDEAPAEAHRLMDPARVVRGRLTYAAPEDDQRTLF; via the coding sequence CTGCGGAAAAAAGACGCCCTGACGGCAACCGTCTGGACGATTGGCCACTCTACACGGTCGATCGAGGAGTTCCTCGCAGTTCTGCAGGCGCAGGGCATAGAGGCGTTGATCGACGTACGCCGGTTTCCGGGCTCTCGCCGTCTGCCGCAATTTGGATCAGCCGAACTCGCCGGCGCGCTTGAACGCGCCGGCGTCGCCTACGAGTGGCTTCCGTCGCTCGGCGGACGCCGGCGGCCGGTACCCGGCTCTCCGAATACCGGCTGGCGCAACGACTCCTTTCGCGGCTACGCCGACCACATCGCGACCGAGGAATTCGCCGATGGCTTGACCGAACTGGTCGCCGCGGCCTCCGGCGTTCGGACCACGATCATGTGCGCCGAGCTGCTGTGGTGGCGCTGCCACCGCCGGCTGATTTCCGACGTGCTCCTGACGCAGGGACACGACGTCCTGCACATCCGCGATGAGGCGCCCGCCGAGGCGCACCGGCTCATGGACCCCGCCCGCGTCGTGCGCGGCCGCTTGACGTACGCCGCGCCCGAGGACGATCAGCGCACGCTGTTCTGA
- a CDS encoding XRE family transcriptional regulator, with amino-acid sequence MAARSKRPRKSPERVIPKETLAEFVADVLEKRGLSQTEAAELMDDAPSQVSLVVGGKVRGFSPERLLRMISKLGHDVEIVIRKGRGNTGKVRVVTR; translated from the coding sequence ATGGCGGCACGCTCCAAGAGACCAAGAAAGTCCCCCGAACGCGTCATTCCCAAGGAAACGCTCGCCGAGTTCGTGGCGGACGTGCTCGAAAAGCGCGGCCTGAGTCAGACGGAGGCGGCGGAGCTGATGGACGATGCGCCGTCGCAAGTGTCGCTGGTGGTCGGCGGGAAGGTTCGTGGTTTTTCGCCCGAGCGCCTGCTGCGCATGATCTCGAAGCTCGGACATGACGTCGAGATCGTGATCCGGAAGGGCCGCGGCAACACCGGCAAGGTCCGCGTCGTCACGCGATAG